From a region of the Wolbachia endosymbiont (group B) of Gerris lacustris genome:
- a CDS encoding Bax inhibitor-1/YccA family protein, whose translation MSYMKNEQDIRSQGVYYSAGLRSYLTKVYNYMALALGVTGLVAFLTVFSGLFQVIYSNPVLSLVVMLSPVALVFYMSFRLQHLSAQSTLTVFFLFSVLMGISLSHIFIIYTAENIARAFFITSIMFGSMALYGNTTKKDLTSMGSFLIMGIWGLIIASIVNLFLGSSPLYFAISFVSVIVFTLMTAYDAQRIKDVYYRYNDGSEVATTKLAVLGATNLYFDFINIFLNLLRLLNLFNNKD comes from the coding sequence ATGTCTTATATGAAAAACGAACAGGATATTCGCTCTCAGGGCGTTTATTATAGTGCTGGACTCAGGAGTTACCTAACTAAAGTATACAATTATATGGCTTTAGCTTTAGGTGTTACAGGGCTTGTTGCGTTTTTAACAGTATTTTCTGGTCTTTTCCAGGTGATTTATTCTAATCCTGTTCTATCGCTTGTGGTAATGCTGTCTCCAGTTGCATTGGTGTTTTATATGTCTTTTAGGCTTCAACACCTAAGTGCTCAGTCAACACTTACTGTATTTTTTCTATTCTCAGTTTTAATGGGAATTTCTTTATCTCATATTTTTATAATTTATACTGCAGAAAATATAGCGAGAGCATTTTTCATTACATCGATCATGTTTGGCTCTATGGCTTTATATGGTAATACTACAAAAAAAGATCTGACCAGTATGGGTTCTTTTTTGATTATGGGAATCTGGGGATTAATCATTGCATCTATAGTTAATCTGTTCCTTGGGAGTAGTCCACTCTATTTTGCAATATCATTTGTGTCAGTAATAGTGTTTACTTTAATGACCGCGTACGATGCTCAGAGAATCAAAGATGTTTATTATAGGTATAATGATGGCTCAGAGGTTGCAACTACTAAGCTGGCAGTACTTGGTGCAACTAATCTTTACTTTGACTTCATCAATATATTCCTCAATTTACTCAGGTTACTTAATTTATTCAACAATAAGGATTAG
- a CDS encoding IS630 family transposase (programmed frameshift), translating to MALRSKLLDEKVVESAKEMLKKVRNNAYVAKKLNAVIAAKKHSITAVAKICCISRKAITTWIKHIKFGREEKLFSPPQCRRKTILNQSQLEQIEVWMEENPNITIREMRIRIQERFGLNISKSTIHRNMQRMKFSYITPRPVHSGQDKNKQEEFKKNLNETIVMHSEKELFFFDESRFGTHSKVGHGWFKKGSRTQVKVKLGRENFYLYSAVNPRNGENFSLFAPNVNTACINIFLEQMSQYLGIRKAFLVMDCASWHKSKSLKIPKNIEIIYLPPYSPDLNPVERFWLYIKQNILRNKIYDTIVLLESALCKFITSLSPSTVKQLCNASYLVH from the exons ATGGCATTAAGATCAAAATTATTGGATGAAAAAGTGGTGGAATCAGCAAAAGAGATGCTGAAGAAAGTAAGAAATAATGCGTATGTTGCAAAAAAACTAAATGCTGTAATTGCAGCAAAAAAGCACAGTATAACAGCTGTAGCAAAAATATGTTGCATTTCGAGAAAGGCAATTACTACATGGATAAAGCACATAAAATTTGGAAGAGAAGAAAAATTATTTTCTCCACCTCAATGCCGTAGAAAAACTATATTGAACCAAAGTCAACTTGAACAAATTGAGGTGTGGATGGAGGAAAACCCCAATATTACTATTAGAGAAATGAGAATAAGAATCCAAGAAAGATTTGGTTTGAATATCAGCAAATCCACAATACATCGTAATATGCAAAGAATGAAATTCTCATATATCACACCAAGACCAGTTCATAGTGGACAGGATAAAAATAAGCAAGAGGAGTTT AAAAAAAACCTCAATGAAACTATTGTCATGCATTCTGAAAAAGAGCTATTTTTCTTCGATGAATCACGGTTTGGTACACATTCAAAAGTTGGACATGGGTGGTTTAAAAAAGGCAGTAGGACACAGGTTAAGGTAAAATTAGGTAGGGAAAATTTTTATCTCTATAGTGCAGTTAATCCCAGAAATGGAGAGAATTTTAGCTTATTTGCACCAAACGTCAACACTGCTTGTATAAATATATTCCTTGAACAGATGTCGCAATATTTAGGAATACGAAAGGCTTTTCTCGTGATGGATTGCGCTAGTTGGCATAAGTCAAAAAGTTTAAAGATACCTAAAAATATCGAAATTATATACCTACCACCATACTCACCTGACCTCAATCCTGTTGAGAGGTTTTGGTTATATATAAAACAGAACATTTTGCGCAATAAAATCTACGATACAATTGTTCTGCTTGAGAGCGCTTTGTGTAAATTTATTACCTCTCTTTCCCCTTCCACGGTTAAACAACTCTGCAATGCTTCTTATTTGGTTCATTAA
- a CDS encoding cytochrome c oxidase assembly protein: MISFLRGNNENSIVFFLVSLVVLMLCLAYASVPLYSIFCKATGYGGTTRKATNTTINATDQKIRVYFNADVMPDLPWEFNSEANYIDTNIGEQSLAFYYAENLSDQPVLGMAVYNVTPFKAGKYFNKVACFCFEEQILQPKQKAAMPVSFYIDPEIMRDNSTKDLSEITLSYTFFKLK; the protein is encoded by the coding sequence ATGATTTCCTTTTTAAGGGGAAATAATGAAAATTCTATAGTTTTTTTCCTAGTATCTTTAGTGGTATTGATGCTGTGTCTTGCATATGCTTCAGTGCCATTGTATAGTATCTTTTGCAAAGCTACTGGATATGGTGGCACAACGAGAAAAGCAACTAATACGACAATAAATGCAACTGACCAAAAAATCAGGGTTTACTTCAATGCTGATGTAATGCCTGATCTACCTTGGGAATTTAATTCAGAAGCTAATTATATTGATACAAACATAGGAGAACAAAGTTTAGCATTTTATTACGCAGAAAATTTATCTGACCAGCCTGTGCTTGGAATGGCAGTGTATAATGTCACACCTTTTAAAGCAGGTAAGTATTTCAATAAAGTTGCATGCTTCTGCTTTGAAGAACAAATTTTGCAGCCAAAACAAAAAGCAGCTATGCCAGTATCCTTTTACATAGATCCTGAGATAATGCGTGACAATAGTACAAAAGATTTAAGTGAAATAACACTATCGTATACGTTTTTTAAGCTTAAGTAG